A genomic segment from Aegilops tauschii subsp. strangulata cultivar AL8/78 chromosome 1, Aet v6.0, whole genome shotgun sequence encodes:
- the LOC109778233 gene encoding protein VASCULATURE COMPLEXITY AND CONNECTIVITY-like yields the protein MKTGVIVLSVVVAVFGVASAVLGFIAEGTKLTPNDIKISRNECVYPDNPAYALGLVAALLLLVAQITASAVGGCCGCCKPRGAGFSGSKSSRSKKIIGVGALLCLVSWIAALIAEWFFLQGAFGNAPMTRRTTQGRGCTYLKDGVFRMGAILSIVATVLGIISYIVLYVAAAAAGAGTTATLGTVAGPSAAGETKHDGIAIGQPAAAPQHSEAV from the exons ATGAAGACGGGCGTGATCGTCTTGTCCGTCGTGGTAGCGGTTTTTGGGGTAGCAAGCGCTGTGCTGGGGTTCATCGCCGAGGGCACCAAGCTCACG CCGAATGACATCAAGATATCCAGGAACGAGTGCGTCTACCCTGACAACCCGGCATACGCACTGGGGCTAGTGGCGGCCCTCCTGCTGCTGGTGGCCCAGATCACCGCCTCCGCCGTCGGCGGCTGCTGCGGCTGCTGCAAGCCTCGGGGCGCCGGCTTCTCCGGGTCCAAGAGCTCCAGGTCCAAGAAGATCATTGGCGTTGGCGCCCTCCTCTGCCTCGTCTCATG GATAGCGGCGTTGATCGCGGAGTGGTTCTTCTTGCAAGGTGCGTTCGGGAATGCCCCCATGACGCGCAGAACTACACAGGGCCGGGGATGTACCTACCTCAAGGACGGCGTCTTCAGGATGGGGGCCATTCTGAGCATCGTCGCCACCGTGCTCGGGATCATATCTTACATCGTGCTttacgtggcggcggcggcggcgggtgctggTACTACCGCTACCCTGGGGACCGTGGCGGGACCGTCGGCAGCGGGCGAGACCAAGCACGACGGCATCGCGATCGGCCAGCCTGCTGCCGCTCCACAACACTCAGAAGCTGTGTAG
- the LOC141033288 gene encoding uncharacterized protein: protein MAEEPSTKRHCGETSDQSIKEEQSIKEDDVQVPGEKRDYTTKLDKVELHGKETLEVVCTSNPDTADEMLTRLFMKAVGRYPRFVGVDVEYTRDDEPPQYAAVLQLCVDELCLVYHIAAATKWPKRLKSFLQEKKLFTFAGFSIHNDKEMLKMSGLEINPEKYINIQKNYRVPYAGRKKQYDSLADVAASVIHPFYQNMKKKINRTEDHKLWGIIPLPDYLIEYAAKDAYATYKAWKIIDNIKSGVEISEAQEADPYYHCHYAA, encoded by the exons ATGGCGGAGGAGCCGTCTACCAAGCGTCACTGTGGCGAGACGTCCGACCAGAGCATCAAGGAAGAGCAGAGCATCAAGGAAGACGACGTTCAGGTCCCCGGTGAGAAGCGCGACTACACCACCAAACTTGACAAGGTGGAACTCCACGGCAAAGAGACGCTGGAGGTCGTCTGCACCAGCAATCCAGACACTGCTGACGAAATGCTCACCAGGCTCTTCATGAAAGCCGTCGGCAGGTATCCTAGATTCGTCGGCGTTGATGTGGAGTATACCAGGGATGACGAACCTCCGCAGTACGCAGCAGTTCTGCAGTTATGCGTGGATGAACTCTGCCTGGTCTACCACATCGCTGCGGCCACAAAATG GCCCAAGCGCCTCAAGAGCTTCCTCCAGGAGAAGAAGTTGTTCACCTTTGCCGGTTTCAGCATTCATAATGACAAAGAGATGCTGAAGATGTCTGGTTTGGAGATCAATCCCGAAAAGTACATCAACATTCAGAAAAACTATAGAGTTCCATATGCCGGCAGAAAGAAGCAGTACGACTCCTTGGCTGATGTTGCAGCCAGCGTCATCCACCCATTTTACcaaaacatgaagaagaagatcaaCAGGACCGAAGACCATAAACTGTGGGGGATCATCCCGCTGCCAGACTACCTCATCGAGTACGCAGCGAAGGATGCGTACGCCACCTACAAGGCTTGGAAGATAATAGACAACATCAAATCAGGTGTGGAAATTTCAGAAGCACAGGAGGCTGACCCCTACTACCACTGCCACTACGCGGCATGA